From Hoeflea sp. 108:
TTGAAGATATGCCCGCCTAGCGGCGAAGTGAGCGCGGACGTCCTGGGCGTCAATTTGGCTGCCGGCGAGCGACCGCAGCTGGTGGTTCCGCCGGGCTGGTGGCAGACGGCCCGCAGCCTCGGCGATTGGACGCTGGTCGGCTGCACCGTCTCGCCAGGCTTCGAATTCGCCCAGTTCGAGCTGGCTGAACCGGGCTGGGAGCCGGGGTTAGTCTAGGCCCCTGCCCCATTGGTCGCCGGTGACGAGCGGTCGCGGAAAATGAGCGACTTTGCTGCAAGTACGGCGCCGCCGGTGATGAGTACGCACGCAGCGAGAATGCGCAAGGATGGCTCGGCGAAACCCGCAGCGATGAGCACCAGGGTCGACAGCAGCGGCGCGGCGTAGCTTGCCGCGCCCAGGACCTGGATGTTGCCGCGCTTGACGCCGATGTCCCAGGCGTAGAAGGCAGCACCCACCGGCATCAGGCCAAGGCCGAGTACGGCGAGCCACTGGCCGGCATTGGCCGGCAAGACGGTCTCTTCAAGCGCCAGATGGCAGGCGAAGGACAGTATCGAGGTCGCCAGGCAGAACCAGGTGACGACAGATGTCGGCACCGAGGGGAAACGCCGCGACAGGAGCGAATAGCCCGACCACAGGAAGGCGCAGACGAAGGCCATGGCATAGCCGAAGCTGTAGCGTGCATCGAAGGCGAGCCCGCCGCCCTTGGTGATGATCAGGAAGGTGCCGGCAAGGCCCATCAGCGCGCCGGCGATGTGGTTCCAGCGCAGGCGTTCGCCCGGCATCAGCGCCGAGCCCAGAACGATGAACAGCGGCCAGAGATAGGCGATCAGGCTGGCCTCGACCGCCGGCGCGTTGCGCAGCGCGGTGAAGTAGAAGAAATGGTAGCCGAACAGGCCGGCAATGCCGATGACCCAGACCTGAGGCGGGATCTTTTCCGTCGTCTCGGGCTTGGACATGAACAGCCGCGCGACGAGGCCGACGCAGGTACCGATGGCAAAAGTGATCGCCGACATCAGGAACGGCGGCACGGTGCCTGACGCATCGGTGAGCAGGGCCAGCAGCGCCCACATGGCCACTGCCGAGAATCCGATCAAAGTCGCGCGCCCCACTTACCCCTCCCGGCGCGCCGGCGCCTTTTGTCCTGGAGCATGACCGTGTCCGAAGACCACTCCCGGTTTTCGGCGCATGCTCAATTGGTGGCTTCGAACCGCCGTGCCTTGACCGTGATCGTTCCGATCTCGGTGCTCACGGTGGCGTAGATCGGGGCATATACGCCGGTTTCGCCGAGCGGCGCAAATGTCACCATGATGCGGCTGCGGTCGCGCAGAAAGGTCAGCGCCTTCTTGTCGGTTCGATAGCCCGAGACCGGCTGGAAACCCATGCGGCAGGTGACCGTGTCGCCGGAGAACCCCTTGACCGACATCTTCTTGCGCGACACTTCGGTCAGCCTGAGATCGGCGCGCAGCTCGCCATCATACATCTTGACGGTGCGGCCACATACGCGGTCGAGGCTGGACGCCTTGATGACAGTCGCCGCGATCGGGTCGGACACGGCGCGGAGATCGTCGGCGCCGAGCGGTATCCAGGTCGAGCCGCGCTTCTTGGGCGGCGGCACGACTTCGGTGCTGGCGACGCGATCGCCGGAAAAGCGCACATCGACCAGCGATGCCTTCTTGCCGGAGACATAGTCGGCCCGGAATGCGCTTGGACGCGTGCCGCCGTCGCCGAAGCTGCCGCGCGACGAGATGGTGCCGCGCGTGTCGTCGAAGAATGCCGCAAGCCCGGCGCTCGAGACCTTGCCGTTCACCTTGTAGGCGTTGCCGTCGTAACTGCTGTCGAAGGTCGCCTTGGCGACGGGAATGCCCAGGAAGGACAATGAATAGTCGCCGCTGAAGGTTTTTTCCGCCGCCCTCGCCTCCATGGGCAGGACGGCAAGCGCAACGGCGATCAGGGCGGGCAACAGGCGGAGCATCTAAGGCGATACCTCATCGTCAGCGGAAGCTGGCTTCCGGCTGGTGATGTCCCTCGCAGCTGGTTATAAAGGCAAATCCGGCCTTTCTGTGGAACTGGGGACAACCTGTCCGAGACCACGGAGCGCTTGACGAGGCTGTGAAATGCAACTATGGAACGCCAACTTTTTCCATGAGGCCGCCTGACTGAGACCGCGCGCCATTAGGTGCGTCACAGCCGCTTGGTCCGCCAGAACTGAAGGTATGTAACATGTCCCGCGCTTGCGAACTCACCGGTAAGGCCGTCATGACCGGCAACAATGTGAGCCACGCCAACAACAAGACCCGTCGTCGCTTCCTGCCGAACCTGGTCAATGTCACGCTCATCTCGGAAGTTCTGAACCAGAACGTCCGCCTGCGCATTTCGGCCAACGCGCTCCGCTCGGTCGAGCACCGCGGTGGTCTCGACGCCTTCCTGGCCAAGGCCGACGCTGAAGAACTGTCGCAGCGCGCCCGTCTGCTCAAGAAGCAGATCGCCAAGAAGACTGCCGAACAGGCTGCTGCCTGATCGATCTTAAGGCGGGGGACGACCGCCTGGAGCCTCTGACGCCGCAAGGATGACGAGGCTCCGACCAACGGCTGGGCATCGCCCGGACAAACTGGTTCCATTACCCAGGATAAAAAAATGAACTCCGGTTCTCGTTATCTACCCTTTGTGGTGGCCATGGCGCTTGTCGTCGTCGCCTCCAACATCCTCGTCCAGTTCCCGATGCAGGGACAGGTCGGATCGCTGGCCCTTGCCGATATCCTGACCTGGGGCGCCTTCACCTACCCCTTCTCCTTCCTGGTCACCGACCTCGCCAACCGGCGCTATGGGCCGAAGATGGCCCGACGAATCGTTTTCGTCGGCTTCATGACGGCAGTGGTCTGCTCGATCGTGCTTCCGCCGCTGCTGTTCAGGTTCGGGCTGATTCCTTTCGAGACCGCACCCGGCCGTCTGGCGCGTATCGCGCTGGCGTCGGGTACCGCGTTCCTGGTCGGCCAGCTGCTCGACGTGACCGTGTTCAACTGGCTGCGCCGCCAGAGCTGGTGGCGCGCTCCGATCATCGGCACCCTCGTCGGCTCGGTCTTCGACACTATCATCTTCTTCGGCATCGCCTTCTCCGCCGTCTTCGTCTTCCTCGGTCCGGAGGACGGTTTCGCGCTTGAGGCCGCTCCCTTGTTCGGCGTCATGTCGATCGAGGCGGCGCGCTGGGTGTCGTGGGCGCTGGGCGACCTCACGGTGAAGCTGCTGATCGGCCTGTTCGCCCTAGTGCCCTACCGGCTGATCGCCACGCGCTGGAGCCAGCCGGCGCTGGCCTGAAGCCGGCGCCATGTTCCCGTAATCCTGCGACGCTAGACGCTGCGACCTCATACCGAGGTCCGCAGATGCAAGTCACGTTGAGGCCGTTGGGCCCTGCCGAGCGCGAAAAGGTTCTTCAGCTCCAGGTACGCCGCTCGCAACAGGGGTTCGTGGCCACCAACGCCGATTCGATCGACGAGGCGGAGGACGGCGACCATTGCGTGCCGCTGGCAATCTACGACGCCGATGTCGCCGTCGGTTTCGCCATGTATGCGCTCGACCCCGACGACGGCAATTACTGGATTTATCGGCTGATGGTGGACCAGCGCTACCAGCGACTCGGTTATGGCCGCAAGGCGCTCGACGAGTTGCTGAAGCTGATGTCCAGGCTGCCGGGCTGCAGCCAGGTGACGCTCAGCGTGGCGCCCGGAAACGATGTGGCAATGGAGCTCTACCGCCAGATGGGCTTCCGCGAATCGGGCGAGATCATCGGCGGCGAGATCGTCTTTCGCCGCAGCATGCACGACATCGAGTGACTACCGGTCTATCCGCGTCGAGAGGATGATCGACGACAACGTGCGCTCGACGCCTTCGAGCGCACCGATCCTGTCGATCAGCACGTCGAGGTCACGCACCGACGGCGCCTCGACCACGACGATCATGTCGAAATTGCCGCTCACCGAATGCAGGGTGCGCACCTCGGGGATGCGGCGCAGCACGGCCTCCACCGCAGCGGAGACCTTGGGCAGCGCCGTGACCAGGATATGGGCGCGGACGAGGTTCTTCTCATAATCGGCCGACAGTCTGACGCTGTAGCCGGCGATCACCCCGCGCTTTTCCAGACGCTCCAGCCGGCTCTGCACGGTTGTCCTGGACACACCCAGCTTGCGGGCCAGGTCTGCCGTCGAGGCGCGCGCGTTCTCGCGCAAAAGGTTCAGCAGGGCAGCGTCTGGATCGGTCGTCATTTCGCACTTGCTTGTCGTCGATATGCTCAAAACATAACGTCTTTTCGTCGTTCTCGATACTGCCTTTCGACGAGACATGACCATAGAATCGCGCACGAAATTCCATTCCAAGGGGACAGACCATGAAGCAAATCGTTGTCGTAGGCGCAGGCAAGATCGGCTCGACCATCGCCGACATGCTGGCGGAAACCGGCGACTTTCAGGTGACCGTGGTCGACCGCTCGCAGGCAGCGCTCGACGCGCTGGAAGTCAGCGGCAATGTCGCGACCAAGCAGGTCGAGATCTCGGAGGCCGGCGCGCTCGACGGCGTTCTGGCCGGCAAGTTCGCCGTGATGTCGGCAGCCCCCTTCCACCTGACCACCAAAATCGCCGAAGCCGCCGCCAAGGCCGGCGTGCACTATCTCGACCTGACCGAGGACGTCGCTTCGACCCGCATCGTCAAGGAACTGGCGGGCAAGGCCAACAGCGCCTTCATCCCGCAGTGCGGCCTCGCCCCGGGCTTCATCTCGATCGTCGCCAACGACCTCGCCAAGCGTTTCGATTCGCTGGAGAGCGTGCGCATGCGCGTCGGCGCCCTACCGCAGTACCCGTCGAACGCGCTCAACTACAATCTGACCTGGAGCACCGACGGCGTCATCAACGAATATTGTGAGCCTTGCGAGGCGATCGTCGAGGGCCAGCTGATCGAGGTTCCGCCGCTCGAGGAGCGCGAGGAATTCTCTCTCGACGGCATCACCTACGAAGCCTTCAACACCTCAGGTGGCCTCGGCACGCTGTGCGAGACCTATGAAGGCAAGGTGCGCACGCTCAACTACCGCACCATCCGCTATCCCGGCCACGCCGCGATCATGAAGGCGCTGCTCAACGATCTCGGCCTGCGTCATCGCCGCGAAGTGCTGAAGGACATCCTGGAAAACGCCCTGCCGGCGACGCTGCAGGACGTGGTGGTGATTTTCGTTACCGTCAGCGGCCGCAAGGGCGGACGCCTGCTGCAGGAGAGCTACGCCAACAAAATCTACAGCCGCCAGCTCGGCAAGCTGACGCGCAGCGCCATCCAGATCACCACGGCTTCAGGCATCTGCGCCGTGCTCGACATGCTGGCCAACGGCGCTCTGCCGCAGAAAGGCTTCATCCGTCAAGAGGACATCGCGCTCGACGCCTTCCTCGCCAACCGTTTCGGCCGCAACTACGCGCAGGCCGCAGCGAACCATCTGGCGGCCTGATCGCCCGATAGCCTTCCGGAGAGAATGCTCCGAGGCCAAAAGTTGGGCAACGAGGGGTTGGGGGACCCCTCGCTTTTTTTTGCGCTGTGTGCGGCCGACGCTCCGCACCGTGGTCGGCGCTGATTTTCGACGGCCTGTGCGGCCGGGATTGCCCCCCTTCCCATTTGTGGGAGAGGTCAAGACTTGGGTATAGGTAGCGTCCCGCACCGGGGCTGTAATCGGAAAAACTCAATCCCCGTGCAGGATGAATTCCAGGTAGAGATTGCGCTGCAGGATCGAGTGGTTGTCGTCGGAGATGATCGACACCATCTGGGCCCCGTCAGGGCGCTGCCAGACGTCGAGACCTTCCATGTTGTCGATCTGGTAAGCCATGTTGGCCTCGAACAGCACGGGGCCGTCGGCGACCTTGCCCTTGGCGATGGTTTCCGAGCCGATGCGCCGGAGCCGCATCTTCACGCCGGAGGCCATGGAGAAGCTGCGTTCGAGCAGCAACAGGTCGCCATCGGGCAGGAAGGCGCCGTCGGTGATGTCGAAGTCGCCGGCGCGGCGGACGGTGAAGACGCCCTTGTCGGGCCCTTCGAGCACGGCTGCGAAGATGTTGCCCGCCTTGTCGAGGCTCTTTTCGGAAACCACGACGAGGCTGCCCTTCTGGGGAGAATAAGCCACCGTCTCGAAGCCGCGGTTCATGCGCAGCTCATTGCGCGGCACGAGGAAGTCGAGTTCGCGGAACGCCGCCTTCATGTTGCCCGGCTCGATGCGGAACTGGGCGACGCGATGGGCACCTTCGAAGCCGACAGTGGCTATGCCATCCCTGACGGCGAGGCTCTCGGCGTCGGCCAGCCATTTCTTCTGGATGAAATTGCCCGAGGCGTCGACCATCTGCTCCATGCGGAAATTCGCGATAGCCGTGGGTCGCATCGCAGCATCACGCTCGACCGTGCCGAAGAACCAGAAGCCGGTGTCGGCGACGCCGATGAAATCACTGCCCGGCTTGAGGAAGCGAAAGGCGGACAAGGCGCCAAGATTGCGCGATGAAGAGGTGAGTTCGAGCCCGCCGACGAATTCGAGTGGGCCGAACATCGTCTCATCACGGCCGATGTGGAATTTGGTGATAGGCCGGGCGGATATCTCGATCTGCTCGACGGGCGGGCTTTCGGCAACGGAAGATGCCGTCAGCGACGCCGACAGCGCAAGTGCTGCCACCGCAGCCAATGCCAGTTGTCGCAGCCGGGTGACCGCAAGGATCATCCGGCGCGCCGGAAGCCGCCACGGCGCGTGTCGCGCGCGCTGACCTCGTCGAACAGCGAGGCAAGCTGTTCGGTCATAGCACCGGCCAGTTCCTCGGCGTCGACGATGGTGACGGCGCGGCGATAATAGCGCGTCACGTCGTGGCCGATGCCGATGGCAAGCAGCTCGACCGGCGAGCGCGTCTCGATCAAGTCGATGACGGCGCGCAGATGGCGCTCCAGATAGTTGCCCGGGTTCACCGACAGTGTCGAATCGTCGACCGGCGCACCATCCGAGATCATCATCAGGATCTTGCGCTGCTCGGGCCGGGCGATCAGGCGCTGGTGCGCCCACAACAGTGCCTCGCCGTCGATGTTTTCCTTGAGCAGGCCTTCGCGCATCATCAGGCCGAGATTGCGCCGCGAACGCCGCCATGGCGCATCGGCGCTCTTGTAGATGATGTGGCGCAGGTCATTGAGGCGGCCGGGGTTTGGCGGCTTGCCGTCCTTCAGCCACTTCTCGCGTGCCTGCCCGCCCTTCCACGCACGCGTGGTGAAGCCGAGGATCTCGACCGAGACGCCGCAGCGCTCCAGCGTCCGCGCCAGGATGTCGGCGCAGGTGGCGGCAACCGTGATCGGGCGACCGCGCATCGAGCCGGAATTGTCGAGCACCAGCGTGACGACCGTGTCGCGGAACTTGGTGTCGCGCTCCTGCTTGAACGACAGCGGCTGCATCGGATCGATGACGACGCGCACGAGGCGGGCCGGATCGAGATAGCCCTCTTCCAGGTCGAAGTCCCAGGAGCGGTTCTGCTGCGCCATCAGGCGGCGCTGCAGGCGGTTGGCCAGACGGCCGACCACACCCTGCAGATTGGCGAGCTGCTTGTCGAGGAAGGCGCGCAGACGGTCGAGCTCGTCTTCGTCGCACAGCTCTTCCGCACCAACCGTCTCGTCGAAGGCGGTGGTGAAGACCTTGTAGTCGATTTCCTTGGGCAGGTTGGCGAAGGGATTGTCCTGGCGGCGGGCTTCGCCCGGCGTCTCGGAATCCGTATCGTCATCGTCGGCCATGTCCTCGGCGGTGGCGTCGGACGCCTCCATCTCGCCGGAAGGATCCTCGTCGGCGGAAGCCTCGGCCTCGTCGGACTGCGACTGGTCGGAGCCGGAATCGTCCTCGCCGCCCTCCTCGCTCTGCTCCTCGCCCTCGGGCTGGTCGTCGTCCTGGTCCTCGTTGTCCTCGGTTTCCTGGTCGTCGCCCAGTTCCTCGGCCATTTCGAGCGATGCCAGCATCTCACGCACGACGCGGGCAAAGGCTTGCTGGTCGCTCAGATTGCCGGCCAGATGGTCGAGATCGGCGCCGGCCTTGTCTTCGACCCACTTGCGCCAGAGCTCGACCATGCGCTGGCCGCTCTTGGGCACCGGGCGGCCGG
This genomic window contains:
- a CDS encoding Lrp/AsnC family transcriptional regulator, which produces MTTDPDAALLNLLRENARASTADLARKLGVSRTTVQSRLERLEKRGVIAGYSVRLSADYEKNLVRAHILVTALPKVSAAVEAVLRRIPEVRTLHSVSGNFDMIVVVEAPSVRDLDVLIDRIGALEGVERTLSSIILSTRIDR
- a CDS encoding GNAT family N-acetyltransferase, yielding MATNADSIDEAEDGDHCVPLAIYDADVAVGFAMYALDPDDGNYWIYRLMVDQRYQRLGYGRKALDELLKLMSRLPGCSQVTLSVAPGNDVAMELYRQMGFRESGEIIGGEIVFRRSMHDIE
- a CDS encoding EamA family transporter, with the protein product MGRATLIGFSAVAMWALLALLTDASGTVPPFLMSAITFAIGTCVGLVARLFMSKPETTEKIPPQVWVIGIAGLFGYHFFYFTALRNAPAVEASLIAYLWPLFIVLGSALMPGERLRWNHIAGALMGLAGTFLIITKGGGLAFDARYSFGYAMAFVCAFLWSGYSLLSRRFPSVPTSVVTWFCLATSILSFACHLALEETVLPANAGQWLAVLGLGLMPVGAAFYAWDIGVKRGNIQVLGAASYAAPLLSTLVLIAAGFAEPSLRILAACVLITGGAVLAAKSLIFRDRSSPATNGAGA
- the rpmB gene encoding 50S ribosomal protein L28, producing the protein MSRACELTGKAVMTGNNVSHANNKTRRRFLPNLVNVTLISEVLNQNVRLRISANALRSVEHRGGLDAFLAKADAEELSQRARLLKKQIAKKTAEQAAA
- a CDS encoding esterase-like activity of phytase family protein, with the translated sequence MILAVTRLRQLALAAVAALALSASLTASSVAESPPVEQIEISARPITKFHIGRDETMFGPLEFVGGLELTSSSRNLGALSAFRFLKPGSDFIGVADTGFWFFGTVERDAAMRPTAIANFRMEQMVDASGNFIQKKWLADAESLAVRDGIATVGFEGAHRVAQFRIEPGNMKAAFRELDFLVPRNELRMNRGFETVAYSPQKGSLVVVSEKSLDKAGNIFAAVLEGPDKGVFTVRRAGDFDITDGAFLPDGDLLLLERSFSMASGVKMRLRRIGSETIAKGKVADGPVLFEANMAYQIDNMEGLDVWQRPDGAQMVSIISDDNHSILQRNLYLEFILHGD
- a CDS encoding saccharopine dehydrogenase family protein, with the protein product MKQIVVVGAGKIGSTIADMLAETGDFQVTVVDRSQAALDALEVSGNVATKQVEISEAGALDGVLAGKFAVMSAAPFHLTTKIAEAAAKAGVHYLDLTEDVASTRIVKELAGKANSAFIPQCGLAPGFISIVANDLAKRFDSLESVRMRVGALPQYPSNALNYNLTWSTDGVINEYCEPCEAIVEGQLIEVPPLEEREEFSLDGITYEAFNTSGGLGTLCETYEGKVRTLNYRTIRYPGHAAIMKALLNDLGLRHRREVLKDILENALPATLQDVVVIFVTVSGRKGGRLLQESYANKIYSRQLGKLTRSAIQITTASGICAVLDMLANGALPQKGFIRQEDIALDAFLANRFGRNYAQAAANHLAA
- the cobT gene encoding cobaltochelatase subunit CobT, coding for MAGPGDNTRNKSKTGSEADSFKRAMTVCMRAISGDNEFEVAFAKERPALAGNRARLPELPKKATAFDIAVTRGLGDSMALKRACHDNRIHAKLAPEGKQARAVYDAVEQARVEAIGSRAMAGVAENISTMLEDKYAKANLAEVTEQSEAPLEEALALIVREKLTGRPVPKSGQRMVELWRKWVEDKAGADLDHLAGNLSDQQAFARVVREMLASLEMAEELGDDQETEDNEDQDDDQPEGEEQSEEGGEDDSGSDQSQSDEAEASADEDPSGEMEASDATAEDMADDDDTDSETPGEARRQDNPFANLPKEIDYKVFTTAFDETVGAEELCDEDELDRLRAFLDKQLANLQGVVGRLANRLQRRLMAQQNRSWDFDLEEGYLDPARLVRVVIDPMQPLSFKQERDTKFRDTVVTLVLDNSGSMRGRPITVAATCADILARTLERCGVSVEILGFTTRAWKGGQAREKWLKDGKPPNPGRLNDLRHIIYKSADAPWRRSRRNLGLMMREGLLKENIDGEALLWAHQRLIARPEQRKILMMISDGAPVDDSTLSVNPGNYLERHLRAVIDLIETRSPVELLAIGIGHDVTRYYRRAVTIVDAEELAGAMTEQLASLFDEVSARDTRRGGFRRAG
- a CDS encoding DUF3108 domain-containing protein, giving the protein MLRLLPALIAVALAVLPMEARAAEKTFSGDYSLSFLGIPVAKATFDSSYDGNAYKVNGKVSSAGLAAFFDDTRGTISSRGSFGDGGTRPSAFRADYVSGKKASLVDVRFSGDRVASTEVVPPPKKRGSTWIPLGADDLRAVSDPIAATVIKASSLDRVCGRTVKMYDGELRADLRLTEVSRKKMSVKGFSGDTVTCRMGFQPVSGYRTDKKALTFLRDRSRIMVTFAPLGETGVYAPIYATVSTEIGTITVKARRFEATN
- a CDS encoding queuosine precursor transporter produces the protein MNSGSRYLPFVVAMALVVVASNILVQFPMQGQVGSLALADILTWGAFTYPFSFLVTDLANRRYGPKMARRIVFVGFMTAVVCSIVLPPLLFRFGLIPFETAPGRLARIALASGTAFLVGQLLDVTVFNWLRRQSWWRAPIIGTLVGSVFDTIIFFGIAFSAVFVFLGPEDGFALEAAPLFGVMSIEAARWVSWALGDLTVKLLIGLFALVPYRLIATRWSQPALA